The Coprobacillus cateniformis DNA window GGGGTGGTGCTGTTGCAGCTCACCAGCTAGAAGGTGGTTGGAATGAAGGCGGGAAAGGAGTGAGTGTTGCTGATGTGATGACTGCTGGGGCTAATGGTGTTGCCCGCCGTATTACAGATGGTGTTTTAACAGGAGAAAACTATCCTAATCATGAAGCCATTGACTTTTATCATAGATATAAAGGAGACATTGCTTTATTTGCTGAAATGGGATTCAAATGTTTTAGAACTTCAATTGCCTGGACTCGTATTTTCCCCAATGGTGATGAATTAGAGCCTAATGAGGAAGGATTAAAGTTCTATGATGATTTATTTGATGAATGTTTAAAGTATGGTATTGAACCCGTTGTGACATTATCTCACTTTGAATTACCATATCATTTGGTTACAGAATATGGTGGTTTTAGGAATCGTAAGTGTATTGAATTCTTTGTCAGATTTGCTGAAGTCTGCTTTAAAAGATATAAAGATAAAGTAAAATATTGGATGACATTCAATGAAATCAATAATCAAGCAAACTATCAGGAGGATTTTGCACCTTTTACCAATTCAGGTATCAAATATGAAGAAGGAGAAAATCGTGAAGAAATCATGTATCAGGCTGCTCACTATGAGTTAGTAGCAAGTGCAAAGGCAGTAAAAATTGGTCATGAAATTAATCCTCATTTTCAAATTGGGTGTATGATTGCGATGTGTCCAATCTATCCGCATTCATGTGATCCTAAAGATATGATGATGTCAGTAGGAGCAATGCATAAACGCTACTGGTTTACAGATGTGCATGTGCGAGGATATTATCCATCATTCATGGTGAAGTTCTTTGAAAGACAGGGATATGATCTTGATATCACAGAACAGGATGAAGAAGATTTATTAGATGGAACAGTAGACTACATAGGATTCAGTTACTATATGTCATTTTGCACAAAATATCAAAGAGAGAATCCAAACTATGATTATGATGAAACAGCAGATCTGGTAACAAATGAATATGTCAAGGCAAGTGACTGGGGCTGGCAGATAGATCCAGAGGGATTAAGATATTCATTGAACTGGTTCTATGATCACTATCAATTACCAATGTTTATTGTAGAGAATGGATTTGGTGCAATTGATGTCAAAGAGGCAGATGGAACAGTTAATGATCAATATCGTATTGATTATTTAAGAGCACATATAGAAGCAATGAAAGCAGCAGTTGATATTGATGGTGTTGATTTAATGGGATATACACCTTGGGGATGTATTGATTTGGTTTCTGCTGGAACAGGAGAAATGAAGAAGAGATATGGATTTATCTATGTAGATAAAGATAATGAAGGAAATGGAACATTAGAAAGAAGTAAGAAGAAGTCATTTGAGTGGTATAAGAAAGTGATTGCTTCTCATGGTGAAGATTTAAGTGATTAGTGCTCAAAAGAGCACTTTTCTTTTCTCATTTTGAAAATTGATTTCACAAAATGAAAAAAGAAAAATCATAAAAAGAAACAAGGTATACTGAAGACAGAGGTGAAAACATAATGAAAACATTTAAGAAAGATTTTTTATGGGGAGGAGCCATTGCTGCTAATCAGGCTGAAGGGGCTTATCTGGAAGATGGAAAAGGAATCAATGTAACCGATGTCTCAAGGGGATTGGTTTATGAACCAGATGAAAAGGTTATAGATGGGAAATTCTATCCAACTCATGAGGCTATTGATTTTTATCATACGTATAAAGAAGATTTAAAGTTAATGAGTGGAATGGGATTTAACTGTTTTAGAACATCTATTTCCTGGGCGAGAATATTTCCTCATGGTGATGAAAATGAGCCCAATGAAGCGGGTTTGAAATTTTATGATGATTTGTTCAATGAAATGAATGAACTTGGTATGGAACCGATTGTTACCATTTCTCACTATGAAACACCATTGCATTTATATGATGAATATGGTGGATGGGAAAATAGAAAATTAATTGAATTCTTTACAAGATATTGTAAAGTCATCTTTCAACGTTATAAAGATCAGGTAAGATATTGGATGACATTTAATGAAATTAATAATGTTCATACAATTCCCTTTGCAGCAGGAGCGATTAAACCGGAGAAAACAGATCATTCAATGCAATGTAGATTTCAAGCTGCTCATAATATGTTTGTAGCTAGCAGTAAAGCAAATAAGTTATGTCATGAAATTATTCCAGAAGCAAAAATTGGATGTATGTTGTCATTAAGTGGTATTTATCCTCATACATGTAAACCAGAAGATGTATTGGGGGCTTATCAATTGAGAAGGCGTTCTTTATTTTTTAGTGATGTGATGATGAGGGGATATTATCCAAGTTATGCAAATCGTTGGTTTGAAGAACATCATGTTCATTTAGATATACAGCCAGGAGATTTAGAAATTATCAAAGAATATCCTAGTGATTATTTGGGCTTTTCTTATTATCGAACAACAACATATAAAGATGGAATGCCAATCTTAGGGCATACTGGTGGATTAATTGGTGAAAAAAATCCTTATTTAAAAGAAACGCCATGGGGATGGCAAATAGATCCTATTGGTTTTAGATATGTTTTAAATGAATTATATGATCGATATCAAAAACCACTATTTGTTGTAGAAAATGGAATGGGAAATGTTGATGTTTTAGAAGGTGATCAAATTCATGATAATTATCGTATTGATTATTTAAGAAGTCATATTCAGCAAATGAAGGAAGCAGTTGCTGATGGTGTTGATTTAATGGGATACACATATTGGGGGCCTATAGACATTGTTTCAGCTGGAACAGGGGAAATGAAGAAGCGATATGGCTTTATTTATGTGGATAGAGATAATGATGGAAAAGGAACTGGAAAGCGTTATAAGAAAGATTCATATGAATGGTATAAAAAAGTCATAGAAAGTAATGGCGAAGAATTAGATGATTAGATAAAATGCTGTTATGAAGACAATATAAAATAGCACTCAAAGTGCTATTTTTATATTGTCAAGTTATTTAGTGGATATAGATTGCTTAACCAACATCCGTAGAATTTATGAATCATTTTTTAAGAATCTTATACATTGGCTTAAGTAAAATTATATGTTATATACTTTGAATAATAATAAAAGGAGTATTTTGTTAAATAATAATCCCCTGATGGATAAGTCTAGACAGTGTTTTGGTATACTCTTCCATAGATTCAAAATTTGGATTTTCAAGCCACTCTCTAAGTAACATAATAAATCCACCAATATAAATATTTAAACTTCTTTGAACTTCTTCAGATACAGAATACTCTTTAATAAGAGATTCTAATATCACTCTTTTAATATCGTGATAGAAATAGAAAGAAAAATCTTGATTAGCTAATACATTATAAGTCTCAAAGTCATTCTTTAAGATATCCATTGTTTTGTTTAATAAGAGATCAATCTTATTAACTAGTAATTCTTCTTGATGTTTATTTGTAAAATGGATGAGTTGATTAAGAAAATCTCTTTGAAAACTTTCCCACAAATCAATTGTATCTTTATAATGTGCATAAAAAGTCCCTCTACTTATATTAGCAGTATGAATAATATCAGTGACAGTAATTTTTGTGGCAGGTTTTTGTTTTAATAATTCGATATAGGCATTCTTTATTAATATTTTTGAACGCATAGCATTTCTATATTCATTTCGCATAATTTTCCCCTCCAATTCTATACAAATAACCCTTATTTATCTAAAATTAAACAAATCTTAATATATTGCATATTGTTGTCTTGTTTTTTTCTTATTATAATATAAGTAAGATTAAAAAGGTATATTATTTTATGAAAATATATCTGGGAGGAGGAATGAATTATGTTTAATTTATATCGCATGAATCATCGCTTACAATGCTTGAGTTTCAATGCATTCCGTCAGTTATGTCAAAGGCATAATGCAAAGATAGCAGACAAAAACTTAAAAATCATTCTTCATATTATGAAAGATAATCCTCACACAGTTCTCAATGAAGATTATCACCCAATTCTTTTAATTGAAATCACAAAAGAAACTGATCAAAAAGTATGTAATGATTTTAAACCTATTTTAGAGGAATATCTTATTCAAGAAATTAAATAATAAAAATAATGTTATAAAAGATGATGTCAAAAAGGAGCACTTTGAATAAAAAAGGTGCTTTTTCATATGCAAAGATATCGTTTTCATCTATATCATGCTTGAAATATCACTGTACATATGTTATGATATCGGCGAAATGAAACTGGCATTGAGATATGAAACTCAAGCGAGAAGCCAAGGGGTTAGGACCCTTTGGCTTTTCTAGGCTTTTCATCAGATATGTTCTGTAATGATTTTATCAAAGATATTGAAATACTTATTAGAAATTGAGAATAATATAGGAAAAGATTGAAGAATATAAAAATTTGGAAGGTGGTTGTCAATGAAAACAATAGCAATCGTAGCAACAGGTGGAACAATTGCAGGAACTGGTCAAGCTGGGAAAACAGTTGCCTATCATGCAGGTGAAATGAATGTCAATGAGATTATAAAATCAATTCCCATGCTTAAAGATGTTGCAGATCTTAGAGAATATCAATTCATGAATATTGATAGTAATGAAATGAATCCTTCAAGATGGATAGAATTGGCAAATAAAATGAATGAAATTGTGTTAGATGAAAAAATTGATGGGGTGGTTGTAACCCATGGAACGGATACTTTAGATGAGACTGCTTATTTTTTAACATTAACACTTAATACTTCTAAACCGGTTGTCGTCACTGGAGCAATGCGTCCAGCAACGGCGACTTCAGCTGATGGTCCATACAATTTATATCAAGCAGTTTGTCTGGCTGCAAGTGAAGATGCGCATCACCAGGGTGTTATGGGACTGTTTTCAAATACAATCTATTCTGGTAGAGATATTCAAAAAGTCAATAATTATAAAGTTGATGCTTTTGATCAAAAAGCATTTGGCTGTTTAGGATATATGCAAGACCAGGAAGTTTATTTTTTCTCACGTACATTCAAGTTACATACACTGGCATCGCGTTTTTCTAAACAACATCTTATAGATTTGCCATCAGTAGCTATTGCTTATTTTTATGCTGGGGCGTCTGCACAATTATTATATGATATGGCAAGAAACCATCATGGTATTATATTAACTGGTTCGGGAAGTGGGAATTATAGTCAAGAATGGTTGGCGGCCATTAATGATTTATCTAAGCAGGGGATTGTTTTTGTAAGAGCATCACGAGTAAATCAGGGAATTGTTTTTGATGATGCTGTATTTGATCCTCAACATTATTGTATTTCTGCAAATACATTGTCAGCACAAAAAGCAAGAGTGCTTTTAATGTTAGCATTATCGCAAACACAAGATCGAGAAGTGATAAGGGAGATTTTTAATGAATATTAAAAAGAAGGGAATTATTTTTACAGTCATTGCAACATTAATATTTGGAATTACACCTGTGATTGGTAAGATGACTTATGCAATGGGGAGCAATGGTATTCAATTGGCTTTTCTCAGGCATTTATTTGTTGTCCCATTGTTTTTATTTATTGTTGTTTATCAGAAACTGTCTTTGAGGCTTACAAAGCAACAGTACTTAGATGTATTCAAGGTAGGATTCTTTGGCAATACATTGACGGTTGTCATGTTGTATATGTCATATAGTTATATTCCTGTAGGTAGTGCAACAGTATTACATTTTTTATATCCTTTATTTGTTTGTTTATTTAACTTCTTGTTTTATAAACAGACTTTAAATCAAAAGCAAATGTTATGTTTGGCTTTAGCTATTGTTGGGGTATTTTGTTTTATTGATAATACATCTTCATCTATGATTGGATTTGTATTGGCAGTGACTTCAGGGATTTTCTTTGCTTATTATATGATTGGAATGGATCATTCTTCAATTCGCAATATAAGTCCCTATGTTTTTAATTTTTATCTTGTGATTATGAATACAGTTGTTATCTTTTTATTAGGCTTATTGACAAAGAGCCTGTCAATCATGCCAATTGAAGGATATATATTATCTGCTATCGTTGCTATTTTTGCATCGTTAGTGGGTGTGGTGCTTTTACAATTAGGAATTCGTTGCTTAGGAGCTTCTTTAACAGCGATTTTATCAACTTTAGAACCTATTACAAGTATTGTTATTGGCTTTCTATTTTTGGGAGAAACTCTAACTGTTTTAAAAATAATAGGATGTTTATTAGTACTTCTTTCTACTTTTATACTTGTGAAAAATCAAACTGCTGCAGGAGAATAAAAATGACTATTGAACAATTGATAACGAAATTGCAGGAAAAAGATCGTTTTATATTAGCAATTGATGGAATGTGTGGTTCTGGAAAATCGACTCTAGCCTTGGAACTGGCACATATATTTAATGCACATGTCTTTTGTATGGATGATTTTTTCCTGCCACAGGAATTAAGAACTTTAGAAAGATATCATATGCCAGGGGGGAATGTTCATTATGAACGTTTTCTGGAAACTGTTTTAAAACCATTATCTGAATATAAAACAATTCACTATCAACCATTTGATTGCACCAAGATGAAATTGATATCAGATATACAAGAAATACCCTATACTCCTTATAATATTATTGAAGGAAGTTATGCTTTAAGACCTGAGTTAGTACCTTATTATACAGATATCATCGTTTTAAAGATAACTCAACAACAACAAATTGAACGATTGACAAATCGTAATCCTGAAAAAGTATCAACTTTTATTGAACAATGGATTCCTTTAGAAAATCAATATTTTGAATATTACAATATCTATGAAACATATCCAGTCATAACATTATAATTGAAACATATAATATATGGGTGATATGATGATATTGACGGATCATGAGGTTAAAACTTGTTTGGTGTATGTGTTAACACCAATACTTCAAAAATATTCTATTGAGATTAAAGAGGCACATCTTGCTATTCATGATGTAATTGAATTGAATGCAATTGTTGCTTATCAAGATCGTATTATTGATCTTGCAACAACATTTACAATTGGATATAAAGATCATAAATTATGTTTTGATAATATGAAAGGGAAGGTTGAATATCTTTTTTTACAATTAAATGTAGTCAGTGTTTTACAACAACTTATACATGATGATCATTTTGTGGTTCATAACAATTCTTGTTATTATAAAATAGATTTACCAATTCAAGAATTAACTATAGAAGATGAACATTTATGTATCTCTTTAAAGGAATAAACAGAGTATTTTCTGTTTGTTTTTTTATTTTTATAATGAGAAAAAAACACCTTCAATATAATAAGGTGTTCTCTTATTTATCTTTCGTAAGAACTTCATCAATAAGACCATATTCTAAGGCATCATAAGCATTCATGAAATAATCACGATCAGTATCCTTTTTTATCTTTCTTAATGGTTGAGAAGTCATTTCAGATAATAATTTATTTAATTTTTCTTTTTGTCTTAATATATGCTTTGTGGTAATTTCAATATCGCTTGCTTGTCCATTCGTTCCACCTAATGGCTGATGAATCATGATTTCACTATTTTGTAAGGCACAACGTTTTCCTTTTTGTCCAGCAGCCAATAAAAAAGCGCCCATGCTGGCAGAAAGACCAATGCTTATTGTTGACACATCACACTTTACAAAATTCATGGTATCATAAATTGCTAGACCAGCAGAGACACTACCTCCTGGTGAATTGATATACATATAGATATCAGCACTTGAATCAAGTGATTCTAAGTATAATAATTGGCTAACAATAGAACTGGCAACCTCATCATTAATTTCTCCACATAACATAATAATACGATCTTCTAAGAGTCTAGAGAATATATCATAAGCATATTCTTTAGATTGTTTTTTTAAAATTACAGTTGGTATAAAGTGCATTTCCTATAACCTCCATAGTTCATTATAGAGTGATTTTCATTGAATATTCATAAAATTAAAAGGAATGTGAATTGTCTTTCATGTTTCATCAAATAATGGAAATTTTATTTTTTAAAATGGAAAAAAGTGTTTATTTTTATATATATTGTGTTGGAAAAAGTCTTTTTCTGCTTGGAAGTGTTTACATTGTGTCTCTTGTGAATTTTTTTATATATTCGTTACAACTTTTATTGATTTATTTAGTTTTGTAGACTATAATAGAGGCATAAAATAAATCAAGGAGGATGTCAAGAAAATGGCAGTAAAAGTAGCAATTAACGGTTTCGGACGTATTGGACGTCTAGCATTTAGACAAATGTTTGGTGCTGAAGGATATGAAATTGTAGCAATTAACGATTTAACAGATCCTAAGATGTTAGCACATTTATTAAAATATGATTCAGCACAAGGAAGATATGCTTTAGCAGATACAGTGGTAGCTGGTGAAGATTCTATCACAGTTGATGGAAAAGAAATCAAAATTTATGCAAAAGCTAATGCAGCTGAATTACCTTGGGGAGAATTAGGAGTAGATGTAGTCTTAGAATGTACTGGATTCTATGTATCTAAAGCTAAATCTCAAGCTCATATTGATGCAGGAGCTAAAAAAGTTGTTATCTCTGCACCAGCAGGAAATGACTTACCAACAGTTGTATTTGGTGTAAACGAAGGTATCTTAACTGCAGATGATACAATCATTTCAGCAGCTTCTTGTACTACAAACTGTTTAGCACCAATGGCTAACGCTTTAAATAACTTAGCTAAAATCAAATCAGGTATCATGTTAACAGTACATGCTTACACTGGTGACCAAATGGTATTAGATGGACCTCATAGAAAAGGTGATTTAAGAAGAGCTCGTGCAGCTGCTGTTAATATCGTTCCTAACTCTACAGGTGCAGCTAAAGCTATTGGTTTAGTTATCCCTGAATTAAATGGTAAATTAATTGGTTCAGCTCAACGTGTACCAGTTCCTACTGGATCAACAACTATCTTAACTTCAGTTGTTGAAGGTGAAGTAACAGTAGAACAAGTTAATGCAGCTATGAAAGCAGCAGCAACTCCATCATTCGGATATACTGAAGAACAATTAGTATCTTCTGATATTATCGGAATTAACTACGGATCATTATTCGATGCAACTCAAACTATGGTTAAACCATTAGATAACGGAACTACTGAAGTTCAAACTGTTGCTTGGTATGATAACGAAAATTCATATACTTCTAACATGGTTAGAACTATTAAATATTTCGCTGAATTAAGTAAATAATGATGAGAGTCCCATGAGGGACTCTTTTTTATCTTCACAACAATTGATGTTGAAAAATATGAGAGATAAACTTAGATGATAAAGAAATTTATTCTGATATATTTATACTGACAATACGCTGAGTTTCACTTTCATATATTCAATAATGATTTGGTGATTGTTATGCGTTTTTTATATGCGAAACATTGTGTGAAGATTCAGTAGTCAATGGAAACCTACGATTGATTAATGTTTTGTTGAAGAAAAATAAAGATTCTATAATCATATTTCTATTTCTGATGAAATATGAAATGAAGTGATTTATTTGAAATCGCTCAAGTATAACTGTGATTGATATGGCTCATAGTATGAATATCGAACTGAGATATGAAAGCATTGAAGTTTAGAAACATGCAGAATATCTTAAAGGACTACAATATGATAGAGGATAGTCATATGATTTAAAGAATCTTCATTTTTATAACAAATACTAGTATTGTAGATATTTTTTCTTTGCATATCTTTTGACCTGTTTTCTAAAATCAGTTATAGTAAGGATGATATAAAGGGAGGAGAAAAATGATGAATACAACTATTATTTTAGGATTACTCATTCCATTTATAGGAACAACATTAGGATCTGCTTGCGTATTCTTTATGTCTAAGAAAATGAGTACGCTTGTTCAAAAGATATTATTAGGTTTTGCTTCAGGAGTCATGATAGCTGCTTCAGTTTGGTCATTACTTATACCAGCAATTGATATGTCAGAATCTTTAGGTAAATTTGCGTTTTTGCCTGCAGCAATTGGCTTTTTGCTTGGAATTGGATTTTTGTTAGTGTTGGATCATACTGTGCCACATATGCATTTGGATAATGAGATAGAAGGAAAGAAATCTCAGTTACAAAAAACAACTATGTTGGTTTTGGCTGTGACATTACATAATATTCCTGAAGGAATGGCAGTTGGAGTTGTTTTTGCAGGTGTATTGATGGGGAATAGTGATGTTTCTTTAATGGGAGCACTTGCTTTAGCTATTGGAATTGCTATTCAGAATTTTCCAGAGGGTGCTATTATATCAATGCCGCTAAAGAGTGAAGGAATATCTAAAGGTAAGGCTTTTTTGTATGGAACTGCTTCTGGTATAGTTGAACCTATTGGTGCTGTAATAACAATACTTTTATCTCAATTTGTTGTTCCTATTTTACCATATTTATTGGCTTTCGCAGCTGGTGCGATGATTTATGTTGTTGTAGAAGAACTGATACCGGAAGCTTCAAAAGGAGCGCATTCAAATATTGCGACAATTGGATTTGCCATTGGATTTGTTGTGATGATGGTTTTAGATGTGGCATTAGGATAGTCATTTGTGATATAATAATAAAAGATATGAGGTGACCATAATGGATTTGCATGAATCTGGAGAAATGTATTTAGAAACAATTTTAATGTTAAAAAATAAGAATCAGTATGTGAGATCTATTGATATTGCGAATACAATGAATTTTTCAAAACCAAGTGTTTCGCGTGCAATTAAACTTTTAAAAGAATCTCAATTAATTATTGTTGATCAAAAAGGTTATATTGATTTTACTGCAGAAGGCAGAAAAATTGCTGAAAATGTGTATAATCGTCATACGACGTTAACACAGTTTCTCATTAATTTAGGTGTTGGTGAAAAGCAGGCAGAGGATGATGCTTGCCGTTTAGAACATATTGTGAGTGAAGAGACTTATCAATGTATACAGAAATTTTTAAAAGAGCAGTCGTAAAGATTGCTTTTGTTGTTTTTGTGGTTATAGAATTGTTTACCAAGAACTTGAAAAAGTTGCATTTTATATATATTTACGCAACAATATATGCTATAATATCAATGCATATATAATTAAGTAGCATAATATGTGCTAAAAATTTGAAAAGTCATGTTCGTTTGTCTTATAACTCATCTTGGTAAATTGAGAATATATATTTATTTTGATAATATGTTATCGGTTTTTGAAGAAATAGATGTTGTTGGTTATATTTTGTGGAAATATATGGTAAAATAGTTGGGCGAGGTGTGGTTATGGATAATTTTGAATTTGAAAATAAGAAGAAAAAGAAGTTAAGAAAAGAACCGTTCTATATTGTTGGTTGTCTTTTATGTTTAGTGATAGGAGCAGGTGGTGGCTATTTCTATCGAGGCTCTCAAGAGAAGACGAATCAAAAAACATCACAGAGTTTGTATGATCAAATTTATAAAGCAATAGAAAGTGATTTTTTAGATACAACAGAAAGTGAGAACTCACTCAAGGATCGTATGTTATATGGTATGGTTGCAGCATTAGGTGATCCATATACTTCCTATTTAAGTACACAAGAAGCCCAGAGTCTAACAGATTCAATTAATGGATCTGTCCAAGGAATAGGAATTACCTTTTCAACAATATCAGTAGGTGGAGTTGTTTTGGCTGTATATAAAGGAACTCCAGCAGAACAGGCAGGACTTTTAAGTGGTGATATTATTACACATGTACAAGGAACTTCGGTTGCTGGGTATAGTTCTGAAAAGATTAAGAATGCAGTTTCTGGAGAAAGTGGTACTTCAGTAGCCTTAAAAGTTTTAAGGAATGGAAAATCTATAGATTTGACTGCGAAACGTGCAAGTGTTGAAACTTCATTAAGTTATGAAATCAGAACATCTGGCCAAGAGAAAATTGGTTATTTACAGATGACAACATTTGGTGAAGGAACAGCAGCATATGTTGAGGAAGCATTGAAAGCATTTCAAAAGGAGAATATTCAAACACTTGTTATTGATTTGAGAGATAATGGTGGCGGATATTTAAAGGCTGCTCAAGATATTTTGGATTTATTTATTGAAAAAGATAAAGTTTTGGTATCTACTCAGACTGTTTCAGGAAAAATAGAATCATTTAAGTCTACAGATATACAAAAATATCATTTTGAAAATGGCTATGTACTTTGTAATGGAGATACTGCTAGTGCATCAGAAGTTATGATTGGAGCATTGAAAGAATATTTAAATTATAAACTCGTAGGAACAAAAACATATGGTAAGGGAATTGCGCAAACGCAATTAACTTTATCTGATTCATCTGTTTTGAAATATACAAATGCAAAATGGTTAACACCAAATGGAAATAATATAAATGGTGAGGGATTTAAACCTGATTATGAAGTTAAGTCTCAATCTATCGATGATTTTCATATTGGGGAATTTAAGGGACCATATCAATATGATCAAGTTGATGATAATATCCAGTATATGCAGGAAATGTTAAAAGAGCTTGGATATAAAGTTGATAGAGTTGATGGATATTATTCAAAGGCAACAGAAGAGGCATTAAAAGCTTTTGAAAAGAGATATGGATTAGCGGTTAATGGTATATATGACAAAAATGATGCAACAATAGTATTAAGTGCATTGTTATATCATATTTATCAAGAATTAGAAGATGCACAG harbors:
- a CDS encoding 6-phospho-beta-glucosidase yields the protein MALREDFLWGGAVAAHQLEGGWNEGGKGVSVADVMTAGANGVARRITDGVLTGENYPNHEAIDFYHRYKGDIALFAEMGFKCFRTSIAWTRIFPNGDELEPNEEGLKFYDDLFDECLKYGIEPVVTLSHFELPYHLVTEYGGFRNRKCIEFFVRFAEVCFKRYKDKVKYWMTFNEINNQANYQEDFAPFTNSGIKYEEGENREEIMYQAAHYELVASAKAVKIGHEINPHFQIGCMIAMCPIYPHSCDPKDMMMSVGAMHKRYWFTDVHVRGYYPSFMVKFFERQGYDLDITEQDEEDLLDGTVDYIGFSYYMSFCTKYQRENPNYDYDETADLVTNEYVKASDWGWQIDPEGLRYSLNWFYDHYQLPMFIVENGFGAIDVKEADGTVNDQYRIDYLRAHIEAMKAAVDIDGVDLMGYTPWGCIDLVSAGTGEMKKRYGFIYVDKDNEGNGTLERSKKKSFEWYKKVIASHGEDLSD
- a CDS encoding glycoside hydrolase family 1 protein, which translates into the protein MKTFKKDFLWGGAIAANQAEGAYLEDGKGINVTDVSRGLVYEPDEKVIDGKFYPTHEAIDFYHTYKEDLKLMSGMGFNCFRTSISWARIFPHGDENEPNEAGLKFYDDLFNEMNELGMEPIVTISHYETPLHLYDEYGGWENRKLIEFFTRYCKVIFQRYKDQVRYWMTFNEINNVHTIPFAAGAIKPEKTDHSMQCRFQAAHNMFVASSKANKLCHEIIPEAKIGCMLSLSGIYPHTCKPEDVLGAYQLRRRSLFFSDVMMRGYYPSYANRWFEEHHVHLDIQPGDLEIIKEYPSDYLGFSYYRTTTYKDGMPILGHTGGLIGEKNPYLKETPWGWQIDPIGFRYVLNELYDRYQKPLFVVENGMGNVDVLEGDQIHDNYRIDYLRSHIQQMKEAVADGVDLMGYTYWGPIDIVSAGTGEMKKRYGFIYVDRDNDGKGTGKRYKKDSYEWYKKVIESNGEELDD
- a CDS encoding TetR/AcrR family transcriptional regulator — translated: MRNEYRNAMRSKILIKNAYIELLKQKPATKITVTDIIHTANISRGTFYAHYKDTIDLWESFQRDFLNQLIHFTNKHQEELLVNKIDLLLNKTMDILKNDFETYNVLANQDFSFYFYHDIKRVILESLIKEYSVSEEVQRSLNIYIGGFIMLLREWLENPNFESMEEYTKTLSRLIHQGIII
- a CDS encoding DUF2624 family protein; its protein translation is MFNLYRMNHRLQCLSFNAFRQLCQRHNAKIADKNLKIILHIMKDNPHTVLNEDYHPILLIEITKETDQKVCNDFKPILEEYLIQEIK
- a CDS encoding asparaginase translates to MKTIAIVATGGTIAGTGQAGKTVAYHAGEMNVNEIIKSIPMLKDVADLREYQFMNIDSNEMNPSRWIELANKMNEIVLDEKIDGVVVTHGTDTLDETAYFLTLTLNTSKPVVVTGAMRPATATSADGPYNLYQAVCLAASEDAHHQGVMGLFSNTIYSGRDIQKVNNYKVDAFDQKAFGCLGYMQDQEVYFFSRTFKLHTLASRFSKQHLIDLPSVAIAYFYAGASAQLLYDMARNHHGIILTGSGSGNYSQEWLAAINDLSKQGIVFVRASRVNQGIVFDDAVFDPQHYCISANTLSAQKARVLLMLALSQTQDREVIREIFNEY
- a CDS encoding DMT family transporter, which gives rise to MNIKKKGIIFTVIATLIFGITPVIGKMTYAMGSNGIQLAFLRHLFVVPLFLFIVVYQKLSLRLTKQQYLDVFKVGFFGNTLTVVMLYMSYSYIPVGSATVLHFLYPLFVCLFNFLFYKQTLNQKQMLCLALAIVGVFCFIDNTSSSMIGFVLAVTSGIFFAYYMIGMDHSSIRNISPYVFNFYLVIMNTVVIFLLGLLTKSLSIMPIEGYILSAIVAIFASLVGVVLLQLGIRCLGASLTAILSTLEPITSIVIGFLFLGETLTVLKIIGCLLVLLSTFILVKNQTAAGE
- a CDS encoding uridine kinase family protein, with product MTIEQLITKLQEKDRFILAIDGMCGSGKSTLALELAHIFNAHVFCMDDFFLPQELRTLERYHMPGGNVHYERFLETVLKPLSEYKTIHYQPFDCTKMKLISDIQEIPYTPYNIIEGSYALRPELVPYYTDIIVLKITQQQQIERLTNRNPEKVSTFIEQWIPLENQYFEYYNIYETYPVITL
- a CDS encoding ATP-dependent Clp protease proteolytic subunit, with protein sequence MHFIPTVILKKQSKEYAYDIFSRLLEDRIIMLCGEINDEVASSIVSQLLYLESLDSSADIYMYINSPGGSVSAGLAIYDTMNFVKCDVSTISIGLSASMGAFLLAAGQKGKRCALQNSEIMIHQPLGGTNGQASDIEITTKHILRQKEKLNKLLSEMTSQPLRKIKKDTDRDYFMNAYDALEYGLIDEVLTKDK
- the gap gene encoding type I glyceraldehyde-3-phosphate dehydrogenase; the protein is MAVKVAINGFGRIGRLAFRQMFGAEGYEIVAINDLTDPKMLAHLLKYDSAQGRYALADTVVAGEDSITVDGKEIKIYAKANAAELPWGELGVDVVLECTGFYVSKAKSQAHIDAGAKKVVISAPAGNDLPTVVFGVNEGILTADDTIISAASCTTNCLAPMANALNNLAKIKSGIMLTVHAYTGDQMVLDGPHRKGDLRRARAAAVNIVPNSTGAAKAIGLVIPELNGKLIGSAQRVPVPTGSTTILTSVVEGEVTVEQVNAAMKAAATPSFGYTEEQLVSSDIIGINYGSLFDATQTMVKPLDNGTTEVQTVAWYDNENSYTSNMVRTIKYFAELSK
- a CDS encoding ZIP family metal transporter, yielding MNTTIILGLLIPFIGTTLGSACVFFMSKKMSTLVQKILLGFASGVMIAASVWSLLIPAIDMSESLGKFAFLPAAIGFLLGIGFLLVLDHTVPHMHLDNEIEGKKSQLQKTTMLVLAVTLHNIPEGMAVGVVFAGVLMGNSDVSLMGALALAIGIAIQNFPEGAIISMPLKSEGISKGKAFLYGTASGIVEPIGAVITILLSQFVVPILPYLLAFAAGAMIYVVVEELIPEASKGAHSNIATIGFAIGFVVMMVLDVALG